One Candidatus Eisenbacteria bacterium genomic region harbors:
- a CDS encoding TonB-dependent receptor, translating to MKVRRFLVAVLALLPFVVTPQSASGADDRGTLVGKITDQDGRAIPFASVGVTTARTGGLSDSEGQYRITGITPGKHSLKVNFIGYEPVTDEVTIEAGRNTTRNFRLKQIVVRREKEITVTAERPLVEVRSSSTVRAVSSDDIRKMPVQTLDQVLELQTGVSKTNDELRIRGGRTDEVSYIVDGAKTRDLVSGKGTAGKLSAGSVAEVGVITGGFDAEYGQALSGVVQVRLKEGSERFHGLVEFRTDHFLGFEGPFNFLGKDGKLHARSFNTDGATVQVDGPEPISKLLGLNHDSKLTFLANVSSEFSSTYLTNIDQKRGPGGEKLQLRPRYQDSFLGALFTYPGLFSPRQDNGWSGLYKLSYKPRPGDKIFVSMSKSLQIDQGFGRHLASDISDDRNTYPFQWINRMDHAAVDVEDNNTLAANWTHVYGTQMVQQIQVSRNVSLLRVGVQGKNGVDAPWREYEQPNDDIFKTIGAGTADTLKAYDIFRDTGDDSIFEDRYSRELSLSYSINRTSRHHDLKLGGELNLQEVQFIDIENPWDADPDTLGSKHDIFHVRPASAVMFLRDKIDYEGFVADVGLRWDVFVPGSEADASIDTALMDIDSMAVNSSYLARRPNISATVATGYRDNTFNFFGRRAKGHLSPRISVSHPITDRDNFYFNYGEFTQWPAYFYVFSKMGSLSSENFPQIGNLNLDPTVSIQYELGGRHQISEHLAANVSFYQKDTYGYPTLARSQRVQGTSLAPFAIYLNSDFSRSRGIELELEKRRSKFFSARATYEYSTIRAKSSTPNQLKIIQDLGGDTREARVGEEVAYWHRPHQFRARLGWSTREERERPSILGLVTLPRNFNFSVNMGLRSGRAYTPSKVTVVFGDVKKDSTVIVRADAIGKANSANAPMEFTMDLKLDQEFRLFGRRIRASLTGSNVLNSGLAKFIDPTTGRGYEDGYGLWGNYERTDVQKFRHQQIVSNPSVKNAPANYRLSLSYDF from the coding sequence ATGAAGGTCCGCCGCTTCCTCGTCGCCGTGCTCGCCCTGCTCCCGTTCGTGGTGACCCCGCAGTCCGCGTCCGGCGCGGATGACCGCGGCACGCTGGTCGGCAAGATCACCGACCAGGACGGCCGCGCGATTCCCTTCGCCAGCGTGGGCGTGACCACGGCCCGCACCGGCGGCCTCTCGGACTCCGAGGGGCAGTACCGCATCACCGGCATCACCCCCGGCAAGCACTCCCTGAAGGTCAACTTCATCGGCTACGAACCGGTGACCGACGAGGTGACCATCGAGGCGGGCAGGAACACCACCCGCAACTTCCGCCTCAAGCAGATCGTGGTGCGCCGCGAGAAGGAGATCACGGTCACCGCGGAGCGGCCGCTGGTGGAGGTGCGCTCCTCCTCCACGGTGCGCGCGGTCAGCAGCGACGACATCCGCAAGATGCCGGTGCAGACGCTCGACCAGGTGCTGGAGCTGCAGACCGGGGTGAGCAAGACCAACGACGAGCTCCGGATCCGCGGCGGCCGGACCGACGAAGTGAGCTACATCGTGGACGGCGCCAAGACCCGCGACCTGGTCTCCGGCAAGGGCACCGCCGGCAAGCTGAGCGCCGGCTCGGTGGCGGAGGTGGGCGTGATCACCGGGGGCTTCGACGCCGAGTACGGCCAGGCTCTCTCCGGCGTGGTGCAGGTGCGCCTCAAGGAGGGCTCCGAGCGCTTCCACGGCCTGGTGGAGTTCCGCACCGACCATTTCCTGGGCTTCGAGGGCCCGTTCAACTTCCTGGGCAAGGACGGCAAGCTGCACGCGCGCTCGTTCAACACCGACGGCGCCACGGTGCAGGTGGACGGCCCCGAGCCCATCTCGAAGCTGCTGGGGCTCAACCACGATTCGAAGCTCACCTTCCTGGCGAACGTGAGCAGCGAGTTCAGCAGCACCTACCTCACCAACATCGACCAGAAGCGCGGGCCGGGAGGCGAGAAGCTGCAGCTCCGGCCGCGCTACCAGGACTCGTTCCTGGGCGCACTGTTCACCTACCCGGGGCTGTTCTCCCCGCGCCAGGACAACGGCTGGTCGGGGCTGTACAAGCTCTCGTACAAGCCGCGGCCCGGCGACAAGATCTTCGTCTCCATGAGCAAGTCGCTGCAGATTGACCAGGGCTTCGGCCGGCACCTGGCCAGCGACATCTCCGACGACCGCAACACCTACCCGTTCCAGTGGATCAACCGCATGGACCACGCCGCCGTGGACGTGGAGGACAACAACACGCTGGCGGCCAACTGGACGCACGTCTACGGCACGCAGATGGTCCAGCAGATCCAGGTGTCGCGAAACGTGAGCCTGCTTCGCGTCGGGGTGCAGGGCAAGAACGGGGTGGACGCCCCGTGGCGCGAGTACGAGCAGCCCAACGACGACATCTTCAAGACCATCGGCGCGGGCACCGCGGACACGCTGAAGGCCTACGACATCTTCCGCGACACCGGCGACGACTCGATCTTCGAGGACCGCTACAGCCGCGAGCTTTCGCTCTCCTACTCGATCAACCGCACCAGCCGGCACCACGACCTCAAGCTGGGCGGGGAGCTGAACCTCCAGGAGGTCCAGTTCATCGACATCGAGAATCCCTGGGACGCCGACCCCGACACGCTGGGCAGCAAGCACGACATCTTCCACGTGCGCCCGGCCTCCGCGGTGATGTTCCTGCGCGACAAGATCGACTACGAGGGCTTCGTGGCCGACGTGGGGCTGCGCTGGGACGTGTTCGTGCCCGGCTCGGAGGCCGACGCGTCCATTGACACCGCGCTGATGGACATCGACAGCATGGCGGTGAACTCCTCCTACCTGGCGCGGCGGCCCAACATCTCCGCCACGGTGGCCACCGGCTACCGCGACAACACCTTCAACTTCTTCGGGCGCCGGGCCAAGGGCCACCTCTCGCCGCGCATCTCGGTGTCGCACCCCATCACGGACCGCGACAACTTCTACTTCAACTACGGCGAGTTCACGCAGTGGCCGGCTTACTTCTACGTGTTCTCGAAGATGGGCTCGCTTTCCAGCGAGAACTTCCCGCAGATCGGCAATCTGAACCTGGACCCAACGGTTTCCATCCAGTACGAGCTGGGCGGGCGCCACCAGATCTCGGAGCACCTGGCCGCGAACGTGTCCTTCTACCAGAAGGACACCTACGGCTACCCCACGCTGGCGCGCTCGCAGCGGGTGCAGGGCACCTCGCTGGCGCCGTTCGCCATCTACCTGAACAGCGACTTCTCGCGCTCGCGCGGGATCGAGCTGGAGCTGGAGAAGCGCCGCTCGAAGTTCTTCTCGGCGCGGGCCACCTACGAGTACTCGACCATCCGCGCCAAGTCCTCCACGCCCAACCAGCTCAAGATCATCCAGGACCTGGGCGGCGACACGCGCGAGGCGCGCGTGGGCGAGGAGGTGGCGTACTGGCACCGCCCGCACCAGTTCCGCGCGCGGCTGGGCTGGTCCACCCGCGAGGAGCGGGAGCGGCCCTCGATCCTGGGCCTGGTGACGCTGCCCCGGAACTTCAACTTCTCGGTGAACATGGGCCTGCGCTCCGGCCGCGCCTACACCCCCAGCAAGGTGACGGTGGTGTTCGGCGACGTGAAGAAGGACAGCACCGTGATCGTCCGCGCCGACGCCATCGGCAAGGCCAACTCGGCCAACGCGCCGATGGAGTTCACGATGGACCTCAAGCTGGACCAGGAATTCAGGCTGTTCGGCAGGAGAATCCGCGCCTCGCTGACGGGGAGCAACGTCCTCAACAGCGGCCTGGCGAAGTTCATCGACCCCACCACGGGCCGCGGCTACGAGGACGGCTACGGGCTGTGGGGCAACTACGAGCGCACCGACGTGCAGAAGTTCCGCCACCAGCAGATCGTGAGCAACCCGTCGGTGAAGAACGCCCCGGCCAACTACCGCCTGAGCCTGTCCTATGACTTCTAG
- a CDS encoding PorV/PorQ family protein, whose translation MTSRRNGAPRAWALAALLTAALVPALALAQQQELGGQRRGTASLEFLKIGIGARAEGMGQAFVSVANDPSAVYWNPAGIGAILRREVQVNTADYPADIRYNHMVVVLPSPKLGGSLAIQLGGFAAEMAETDEYHPFGTGRTFTFTDFVAGATYARRFTDRLLIGFGVKYAREDFGTQIDAPSTGALLFDIGSIYYLGWRSLRVGMSLTNFGGEAGPRGQFVSGNTGDTRSYDAFSPPTMFRYGIGFEPIETDKFRWTTALEASQASDNAIEYRAGTEMLIVGHLALRSGYQIRSDAFKFSAGAGFRGEIAGLSGQVDYSYTDAGPLGHVNRISLQAAF comes from the coding sequence ATGACTTCTAGACGCAACGGCGCGCCACGCGCGTGGGCCCTCGCGGCCCTGCTCACCGCGGCCCTGGTCCCGGCCCTCGCCCTCGCCCAGCAGCAGGAGCTGGGAGGACAGCGCCGCGGCACGGCCTCCCTGGAGTTCCTCAAGATCGGCATCGGCGCCCGCGCCGAGGGCATGGGCCAGGCGTTCGTCTCGGTGGCGAACGACCCCAGCGCCGTGTACTGGAACCCGGCGGGCATCGGCGCCATCCTGCGCCGCGAGGTGCAGGTGAACACCGCCGACTATCCCGCCGACATCCGCTACAACCACATGGTGGTGGTGCTGCCCTCGCCGAAACTGGGCGGCTCGCTGGCGATCCAGCTGGGCGGCTTCGCGGCCGAGATGGCCGAGACCGACGAGTACCACCCGTTCGGCACCGGGCGCACCTTCACCTTCACCGACTTCGTGGCCGGCGCCACCTATGCCCGCCGCTTCACCGACAGGCTGCTGATCGGCTTCGGGGTGAAGTACGCGCGCGAGGACTTCGGCACCCAGATTGACGCGCCGTCCACCGGCGCGCTGCTCTTCGACATCGGCTCCATCTACTACCTGGGCTGGCGGAGCCTGCGGGTGGGCATGTCGCTCACCAACTTCGGCGGCGAGGCGGGCCCGCGCGGGCAGTTCGTGTCCGGCAACACCGGCGACACGCGCTCCTACGACGCCTTCTCGCCCCCGACGATGTTCCGCTACGGCATCGGGTTCGAGCCCATCGAGACCGACAAGTTCCGCTGGACCACCGCGCTGGAGGCCTCGCAGGCCTCCGACAACGCGATCGAGTACCGCGCCGGCACCGAGATGCTGATCGTGGGCCACCTCGCGCTGCGCTCCGGCTACCAGATCCGCAGCGACGCGTTCAAGTTCAGCGCGGGCGCGGGCTTCCGCGGCGAGATCGCGGGGCTCAGCGGCCAGGTTGACTACTCCTACACGGACGCGGGCCCGCTGGGCCACGTGAACCGCATCTCCCTGCAGGCGGCCTTCTGA
- a CDS encoding T9SS type A sorting domain-containing protein has translation MKRLLALGALLVALCSLSAPAFAAHGWGTGGDSTLAATTVYDVQQYGTTTGNALITGHPVAGDTLRLSGLIVTAFDLKPTTYGFWAQEPGGGPWSGILCYTGADNPTAPPVPANGYPHDAIALGDIVTVQGVYAEFGAAGVTLSEINIGKGLNGTFPYYVQKTGHTAVPSPVRLVTGAFRFTDATCAEQWEGVLVELDSVQITQGYPFTEGGLQQMEANTPPACMGAGVDTCRIDDKMIPGTPSNSSTYWVAGTQYRTVVGIANQENGGYKIIPRSLTGDLTYIGAEPPPNLLRAYSIDATHVVALFDKKMDPVTATDPNNYAMLNTNPSGAGTLSTDSTSITFLVSPAMVGGSAETLYVAGVKGVPPLGTAMVGTQKKGFRGGITPITMIQTPGSQHDSSAIINEWVTTQGVATVGSSEYRSGGAIFIQDMSLASYSGVETYSPPIQVTRGDNVTMAGQVQEFNGKTELGLIFYAVVNSSGNTLPAPVALTVAQMNGSAPATAELYEGMLVATTGKVASDTVVDPTRTWRLRAGADTIKVDRNALYAYTPTPGDDVAMCAILDYYSGLWTLAPRATDDMYCGPSGPLGVGDGKLAFALRQSTPNPFNRMASIRYSVAKSAPTALKIYNVNGQLVRSLFDGVRAAGDYSATWDGRNESGKSVSSGIYYYRLSSGNQSLTKKLVLSR, from the coding sequence ATGAAACGGCTTCTCGCTCTTGGCGCCCTGCTTGTCGCGCTGTGCAGCCTGTCCGCCCCCGCGTTCGCTGCGCATGGTTGGGGAACCGGTGGTGACAGCACCCTGGCCGCCACTACCGTGTACGACGTGCAGCAGTACGGCACTACCACCGGCAACGCGCTGATCACCGGTCACCCGGTGGCCGGCGACACGCTGCGCCTTTCCGGGCTCATCGTCACCGCGTTCGACCTCAAGCCCACCACCTACGGCTTCTGGGCGCAGGAGCCCGGCGGCGGCCCGTGGTCCGGCATCCTGTGCTACACCGGCGCGGACAACCCGACCGCTCCCCCGGTTCCGGCCAACGGCTATCCGCACGACGCCATCGCCCTGGGTGACATCGTCACCGTGCAGGGCGTGTACGCTGAGTTCGGCGCCGCGGGCGTGACCCTGTCCGAAATCAACATCGGCAAGGGCCTCAACGGGACCTTCCCCTACTACGTGCAGAAGACCGGCCACACCGCCGTGCCGAGCCCGGTGCGCCTGGTGACCGGCGCGTTCCGCTTCACCGACGCCACCTGCGCCGAGCAGTGGGAAGGCGTGCTGGTGGAGCTGGACTCGGTGCAGATCACGCAGGGCTACCCGTTCACCGAGGGCGGCCTGCAGCAGATGGAAGCCAACACGCCCCCGGCCTGCATGGGCGCGGGTGTGGACACCTGCCGCATCGACGACAAGATGATCCCGGGCACCCCGTCCAACTCCAGCACCTACTGGGTGGCGGGCACGCAGTACCGGACGGTGGTGGGCATCGCCAACCAGGAAAACGGCGGCTACAAGATCATCCCGCGCAGCCTGACCGGCGACCTGACCTACATCGGCGCCGAGCCGCCGCCGAACCTGCTCCGCGCCTACTCCATTGACGCGACGCACGTCGTGGCCCTGTTCGACAAGAAGATGGACCCGGTGACCGCCACCGACCCGAACAACTACGCCATGCTGAACACCAACCCGTCCGGCGCCGGCACGCTTTCCACCGACTCCACCAGCATCACGTTCCTGGTCTCGCCGGCGATGGTCGGTGGCTCTGCCGAGACGCTGTACGTGGCCGGTGTGAAGGGCGTTCCGCCGCTGGGCACCGCCATGGTCGGCACACAGAAGAAGGGCTTCCGCGGCGGCATCACGCCGATCACCATGATCCAGACCCCGGGCTCGCAGCACGACTCGTCGGCGATCATCAACGAGTGGGTGACGACGCAGGGTGTGGCCACGGTGGGCAGCAGTGAGTACCGCAGCGGCGGCGCGATCTTCATCCAGGACATGTCCCTGGCCTCCTACAGTGGCGTGGAGACCTACTCCCCGCCGATCCAGGTCACCCGCGGTGACAACGTCACCATGGCCGGCCAGGTGCAGGAGTTCAACGGCAAGACCGAGCTGGGGCTGATCTTCTACGCCGTGGTCAACAGCTCGGGCAACACGCTCCCGGCGCCGGTCGCCCTGACCGTGGCCCAGATGAACGGCAGCGCCCCGGCCACGGCCGAGTTGTACGAGGGCATGCTGGTCGCCACGACGGGCAAGGTCGCTTCGGACACGGTCGTTGACCCGACCCGGACCTGGCGCCTGCGCGCCGGTGCCGACACCATCAAGGTGGACCGGAACGCGCTGTACGCGTACACGCCGACTCCGGGCGATGACGTGGCCATGTGCGCCATCCTGGACTACTACAGTGGTCTGTGGACGCTCGCTCCGCGCGCCACGGACGACATGTACTGCGGCCCGTCCGGCCCGCTGGGCGTGGGCGACGGCAAGCTGGCGTTCGCGCTTCGCCAGAGCACCCCGAACCCGTTCAACCGCATGGCGAGCATCCGCTACAGCGTCGCCAAGTCGGCGCCGACGGCGCTCAAGATCTACAACGTCAACGGTCAGCTGGTGCGCTCGCTGTTCGATGGCGTCCGTGCCGCGGGCGACTACAGCGCCACGTGGGACGGCCGCAACGAGAGCGGCAAGTCGGTCAGCTCGGGCATCTACTACTACCGCCTGAGCTCCGGCAACCAGTCGCTGACGAAGAAGCTGGTCCTGTCGCGGTAG
- a CDS encoding energy transducer TonB, whose protein sequence is MSAVVARLDGYGASELKEAARRFMTAGATGSAAVSLALVLAALGALELARRLTPPTRSRVIVYPRWYEAPPIRVQKYTPEVPSRPASFTNGIAVPVPDATAPADHTLPSSEEIQRALDAVPGAVGASDRIVIAPPPEDASQQRTDTPYYDEPPMVSRAVMPRYPPLAKEAGIEGLVVLRVYVGADGKPQRVEIFKGVPVLNEAATEAVMQYRFKPALVNDHPVAAWVEVPIRFVMNGP, encoded by the coding sequence ATGTCGGCTGTTGTCGCTCGGCTGGACGGGTATGGCGCCTCGGAATTGAAGGAGGCTGCGCGGCGGTTCATGACGGCGGGGGCGACGGGATCGGCGGCGGTGAGCCTGGCGCTGGTGCTGGCGGCCCTGGGGGCGCTGGAGCTGGCGCGAAGACTGACGCCGCCAACTCGGTCGCGGGTGATCGTCTACCCGCGCTGGTACGAGGCACCGCCGATCAGGGTTCAGAAGTACACGCCCGAGGTACCGTCCAGGCCGGCCAGCTTCACCAACGGGATCGCCGTGCCGGTCCCCGATGCCACGGCGCCGGCGGACCACACGCTGCCGAGTTCGGAGGAGATCCAGCGCGCGCTGGATGCCGTTCCGGGCGCGGTCGGCGCGTCGGACCGGATCGTGATCGCGCCGCCTCCCGAGGATGCATCCCAGCAGCGCACGGACACTCCGTACTACGACGAGCCGCCCATGGTGTCGCGCGCCGTCATGCCGCGCTACCCGCCGCTGGCGAAGGAAGCCGGCATCGAGGGCCTGGTGGTGCTCCGGGTGTACGTAGGCGCGGACGGGAAGCCGCAAAGGGTGGAGATCTTCAAGGGCGTGCCGGTGCTCAACGAGGCCGCCACGGAGGCGGTAATGCAGTATCGCTTCAAGCCCGCGCTGGTGAACGACCACCCGGTCGCGGCGTGGGTGGAGGTGCCGATCCGGTTCGTGATGAACGGGCCGTAG